From Candidatus Omnitrophota bacterium, a single genomic window includes:
- a CDS encoding HPr family phosphocarrier protein — MAKQTVSVIHPQGLHARPAALFVQLAKAFQSSVTVKKGRRIVDGKSIMGLLTLAAGPASRIAIVTEGVDAEEALAQLVELVTTPLPELPIPKRRK, encoded by the coding sequence ATCGCGAAGCAGACGGTGAGCGTGATTCATCCGCAAGGGCTCCACGCGCGGCCGGCCGCCCTCTTCGTGCAGCTGGCCAAAGCGTTTCAGAGCTCCGTCACGGTGAAAAAAGGCCGCAGAATCGTTGATGGCAAGTCTATCATGGGGCTGCTCACCCTGGCGGCCGGGCCGGCGTCGCGGATTGCGATTGTGACCGAGGGCGTTGATGCCGAGGAGGCCTTAGCCCAGCTCGTCGAGTTAGTGACGACGCCATTGCCGGAGCTCCCGATTCCGAAGCGACGAAAATGA